DNA sequence from the Lagenorhynchus albirostris chromosome 5, mLagAlb1.1, whole genome shotgun sequence genome:
CAGGGACTTCATCAGGCTGATTTTCTTTCACAGGGAATGAAAAAGAAGTCTCTGGTAGGGAGAGGATAAAAACTAGTTTCACCTCTATTTCTCCCTCAGGAGTGGCCTCAGGTGCTGGGCTGACAAATAGTGTTGCAGCACGAGGGTCTTTCCTTCCTGTAAGATGGTTACACTGAGATTTTATGCAGGAAGCACAAGCTAAACAAACCATATAACTTGATGAAAGGCGGGGTCCAGGATGAGGATTTGCCCTTCCCCTCATCCTTCGAAAGAGAATCTGCCTACAGAGAtccctctggattctggtcttggaGAGAGAATTGACAATTTTATTTACAACATCATCAGGGACCGTTCCACCTTTGATAATGCAGGGATGAATATAACCTAAAGTCCATTGAATTTCCTTATTTGGTTCTGTCTTTTCATAAAGACCAAAACTGCTTTTACTCTGGAGCCTGGAGCCCAATGTTAAAGCAGCTATGTTCCTGATGCAGTGTTTGGAGCTTAATAATGATGGACCTGAGATATTTGGTTTGGGATGGGGTGAGGGAAGATCTGTGGCCTTGTGTTTGTCACTTAGTGAAGTGGTGTTCTGAAATTTTGAGTGACACACTGGTGAACCCAGGGTCCTGAAGTTACGATCAAGTGTTTTGGGCTGGAACAATGGCAAACTCTTTGACTGATGCATAGAATGTGGTAAAggtgatttcctttcttttgagtTGGACAACGTTAATCTCAGAACACTGGAATTAGAGCTCAATACAGGTGTTGTCTGAGGTCTGGAATCAGGTAACGATGAGCTCAGAGTCATCTGACTGGGCTCCAAAGAAGATGATGTCTGAAGCAAGTCGTGTTTGAGGTGTAGAGTTGAATGATGGTGAGGTCAAACATCTTTGATTGCGCTCTAACAAAGAGTGTCAAAGGCTATCCAATGAAGACGCTTTCTGAGGCTTGGACTCGGGTAACTCTGAGCTAAAGGCTCTTTGATTAGGTCCCAAAGATGACAATGTCCATAGGTAGTCTGGGGAAGGAGTTTCTTGATGTTAGAGGGCATATAATGATGAACTTGACACCCTTCGATGAGACTTCGGTGAAGGTGATATCCAGCAAAGGTCTAGGGAAGATGTATTCTGAGGATTGGGAAAGGGTAATTGTGAGCTCCAGGCTGTTTGATTGGGCTCTGGCAATGATGTCTTGGTGAGGTCAAGTGAAGATGTGATCTGAGGTTTGGCGTGGGACAACGGTGAGCTCAAGCCTCTCTTATTAGGCCacagggagttctctggtggagGTGTAGTGAAGGTGTGGCCTGATATTTGGAGTGAGATAATGGTGATTTCAGAACCCTGTTATAGAGGTCCCGTGAAACTGTGTCCTGACATTTGGCAGAGGGCAATATTGAGCATCTCTGTACCTTCTGGTTAGAGTTTAGGGGATGCACTGCAGGGTTATTACTATGGGATTCTACTCTGACCACAGATTGGTTATtgggttgcttttgtttttcatttgtgtgtTGATGTGTTAATGAGCTGCTTGTGGCCAGTTGGTAAGAGCGTTCTAATGGCACAAACTGTTGATCATAGTATGCTAGTGGCACCAACTTGTGCTAGTCTAGAGGTCTTTCTGAAAGCAGTTGTCTTGCAGGGATGTTTTAGTAACTGATAGAGTCTTTTAGCTGGATTCCATGGAcaacaaatacttttaaataaaaaacttagGTAGTTTCTATCATCTATCATGTAATCTTTTTGTTAATTCCTAAATATTATAGAGCGTTTCAAAATTGAGGTGTAAATGAGGTTGAAAAAAGTGTCACCAATTGAgattcttctctgtcttctctttagaGTTTTTTCCTCTTGAGGAAATAATGCCTGTTAACAAAAGAGTGAAGAAGGTTCAGAAGAGATCCTGATAGGGATATTAATTTTCTCAAACAATTTGTAGTGACTAGAGAACTACTGTGTGTGTAACTTTTGAATTAAACTTTCTAAATTCCCAattgcccatctgtaaaatagataaacataaTGTTTAATTTATTGGGCTAAAGACTAAATAATACATCTAAAATGTGTAACAGTGCCCAAGATAtaagagatgctcaataaaaggTAATAGCTATTTTTGGTACTCTTTCAATGATtgctttagtaaaaaaaaaaaaaaaaaaagtctgtgataAGTTTATTGCATGAAATAAGAGAATCTTAAAGAAAGTGAAATGGAAGTTCTGATATGTTAGTTTTCAATTTAGATTCAATTACCCATCATTATCACTTTTTAGCTTACTTCCAAAAGACCATAATTCTAGTTGAATGTCTATTACATACTTTCAGTCTTAGTCTTATTTGTCACTATTGCAGCTTTTGAAACTGTTGATCACTACCTTTTCAAACAATGTTCTTCATTCATGTCCATTATTTCTCTCTACTCtgattctctcattcattctcttaTTTCTCTATAGATCTTcactgaattcttttcttttgttctcacCTCAGAGTAGTTCTCAGACTTACATCACCAGTTCTGTCCTATTTTCACTTTATTCCTAAGGAATCACATTAGTTACATTTAGGATTTAAAAATGAACTATAGAAAGTTTATAAAAAACAGAACCTTCTATCTGGTCAAAAGCAATACAAGCATTTACTACTCAGGAAACACAGCTATGGTGCTTCTTAAAAAGcagcacctgggcttccctggtgacgcagtggttgagagtccacctgccgatgcaggggacacgggttcgtgccccagtccgggaagatcccatatgccgcagagcagctgggcctgtgagccatggccgctgagcctgcgcgtccagagcctgtgctccgcaacgggaaaagccacaacagtgagaggcccgcataccacaaaaaaaaaaaaaaaaaaaaaaaagcaacacatgGTTTAACATGACACTATTTCAGTGCATTTTTCATGGTCAAGGGTCTGTTCTTCAGGTTTTAAGGCTAAAACACACTATATGACAAAAAACCCAAGAGTAATTCCAACTGATGCAGGGATTAGCCAATTAGAACACTGACTTTAAGGCCCTTGAAGAATGAGAGTTATCAGAATTTGGTTTCATGGTTATTTCTATGCTTCAGTAACTTACTAATCCAATTCCTGACGGACAACTTTATTCCTCATATATGCCAACTTATCCACTTATTTACTATCAATTCTACTACTGCTAGAATTTTTTCCCTTATGTTAAGGTGTCTTTCCACATATTTAatcttatttacatttatttaaaaatatatcttattaGTATCTTAATTCACTTGTTTTCAAGTGTTGAGTCATTCTTAGTGGAATTCTCCAAGTATCAACAATATTATTTACACACCAATGACTTCCTAATTTTTTTGTCTCTAGTCCTGGTTTTCTCTTTAGCTTTGAAATTCTATTTCCAATTAATCATCAGACTTCTCTATCCAAAATTCCCCAAAACAATTCAAgcacaaaacataaaaatcagtaaGTTATTTCTCCTTATAAAGAAATCAtctttttgtatatcttctctctCGGTTCTTAAAACCTAGTCATCTAATTCAAAATCTTTGAAATCATCCTGGACAGCTTCACTTTCTAAAATGATTTAGAAACCAGGACCTCTTGGTTTTATCTCTTTCATACCTTAATTCATCTTCTTTCTATCCAATTCCACTATTTCAGTTTATACCATAGGCATATCTCAGGTAAACTAATGTATTATTATATTAACCTCTACATATCTTTCCCCCATAACTTCACtcactctcttccctctcctctgtcACACATCCAAAGCAAACTATTGCTGGTGAGACATAGTTACTCCTCACCCaaagattttcttcattttgcttctgCCTGCATGAATAATAACGACTGAAGTTACTTGCTGGCTTTGTGTGGTGTGTTTTGACATCCAATACTTTAAAAGGAGGGGGAATGGCACATCCTACTATATATGTGTGGCACTCTAACAAACGTctagataataataatagagtaACTCCATGATCTTGATGTaaggaaagatttcttaaaagaacataaaaaggCTCCAAGATGGCggaagtaagacgtggagatcaccttcctcccccaaaatacatcagaaatacatctacatgtggaacaactcctacagaacacctactgaacactggcagaagacctcagaactcccaaaaggcaagaaaatccctaCGTACCTGCGCAGggcttaagaaaaaagaaaaaacagagacaaaagaataggacgggacctgcaccagtgggagggagctgtggaggaggaaaggtttccacacactaggaagccctttcactgGCAAAGATGGGCATGGCggaagggggaagcttcggagccgcggaggagagcacagcaacaggggtgcggagggaaaagcggagagattcccgcacagaggatcagtgccaaccagcactcaccagcccgagaggcttgtctgctcccccaccagggcgggcgggggctgggagctgaagctcgggcttcagttggagcgcagggagaggactggcggcgtgaacacagcctgaaggggttagtgtgccacagctagccgggagggaatccGGGGAAAAGGTCTGCAGCTGCCGaacaggcaagagactttttcttccctctttgtttcctggtgcgcgaggagaggggattaagagcgctgcttaaaggagctccagagacgggcgcgagccgtggctatcagcgcagaccccagagacgggcataagacgctaagtctgccgctgccgccaccaagaagcctgtgtgccagcaCAGgacactctccacacccccctcccagaagcctgtgcagcccgccactgccagggtcccgggatccagggacaacttccccgggagaacacatggcgcgcctcgggctggtgcaacgtcaagctggcctctgctgccgcaggctcgtcccacatccgtacccctccctcccccagcctgagtgagccagagcccccgaatcagctgctcctttaaccccctcctgtctgagcaaagaagaaCCGCCCTCAGgtaacctacacgcagaggcggggccaaatccaaagctgaaccccgggagctgtgtaaacaaagaagagaaagggaaatccctcccagcagcctcaggagcagcagattaaatctccacaatcaacttgatgtaccctgcatctgtggaatacctgaatagaaaacgaatcatcccaaattgaggaggtagactttgggagcaacaatacatatatttttttccctttttctttttttgtgcgtgtgtatgtgtatgcttctgtgtgtaattttgtctgtacagctttgcttttaccatttgtcctagggttctgtctgtccggttttttgttttgttttgtt
Encoded proteins:
- the CSNKA2IP gene encoding LOW QUALITY PROTEIN: casein kinase II subunit alpha'-interacting protein (The sequence of the model RefSeq protein was modified relative to this genomic sequence to represent the inferred CDS: inserted 3 bases in 2 codons; substituted 2 bases at 2 genomic stop codons) produces the protein MSEFNKHKLVPLAYYDQQFVPLERSYQLATSSSLTHQHTNEKQKQPNNQSVVRVESHSNNPAVHPLNSNQKVQRCSILPSAKCQDTVSRDLYNRVLKSPLSHSKYQATPSLHLHQRXSLWPNKRGLSSPLSHAKPQITSSLDLTKTSLPEPNQTAWSSQLPFPNPQNTSSLDLCWISPSPKSHRRVSSSSLYALXHQETPSPDYLWTLSSLGPNQRAFSSELPESKPQKASSLDSLXHSLLERNQRCLTSPSFNSTPQTXDLLQTSSSLEPSQMTLSSSLPDSRPQTTPVLSSNSSVLRLTLSNSKERKSPLPHSMHQSKSLPLFQPKTLDRNFRTLGSPVCHSKFQNTTSLSDKHKATDLPSPHPKPNISGPSLLSSKHCIRNIAALTLGSRLQSKSSFGLYEKTEPNKEIQWTLGYIHPCIIKGGTVPDDVVNKIVNSLSKTRIQRDLCRQILFRRMRGRANPHPGPRLSSSYMVCLACASCIKSQCNHLTGRKDPRAATLFVSPAPEATPEGEIEVKLVFILSLPETSFSFPVKENQPDEVPEEHFGGIGKISKFFPTSEPDITKEANVKKTWPTVAPENQAISQQPQAIDWLLYVKESSNPQSQFLLPSSSSSSSSSSSSSSTTPPLPPHPLKESTTSTVSGCVSTKVLSYHRLPPGVSWLEFICSKNHQPLPGKPCPSQSPSPQTRPMRNSTTVRRKGPKILFKMFQTKVQNERNLD